From the genome of Halomonas sp. I5-271120, one region includes:
- a CDS encoding FliC/FljB family flagellin translates to MSMGINTNITSMIGQQNLSESKSALTTSMERLSSGLRINSAKDDAAGQAIANRMSSQITGLGQAQRNANDGISVAQTAEGALNQVNDNLQRVRELSVQAQNGTNSQKDLDSIQAEIGQRLGEINRISQQTDFNGVKVLSEDQALSIQVGANDGEQISVNLEEITSSTLGLSTFSVSGPDVAGGFTAQTGGPTAAMKEAYGDTTAVTTSTINDFSANLQTSLGLSGNASVTIADTSTGNAQVDSKGNWYAEVSVTLTNDAAGQAASESLASKGLDVAADGAAKTFYVALDPQDADTTSTAGTAAFTVDGTSLSAASLQNGSTADPLSTLDDALSKVDTLRSDLGAVQNRFESAITNLQTNETNLSDARSRIEDADYATEVADMTKNQILQQAGTSVLAQANQLPQGVLSLLG, encoded by the coding sequence ATGTCAATGGGAATCAACACCAACATCACCTCGATGATTGGTCAGCAGAACCTCAGCGAATCCAAGAGCGCCCTGACTACCTCCATGGAGCGCCTGTCTTCCGGCCTGCGCATCAACAGCGCCAAGGACGACGCCGCCGGTCAGGCCATCGCCAACCGCATGTCGAGTCAGATCACCGGCCTCGGTCAGGCGCAGCGCAACGCCAACGACGGCATCTCCGTCGCCCAGACTGCTGAGGGTGCTCTCAATCAGGTGAACGACAACCTGCAGCGTGTGCGCGAGCTGAGCGTACAGGCACAGAACGGCACCAACTCTCAAAAAGACTTGGACTCCATCCAGGCTGAAATCGGTCAACGTCTGGGAGAGATCAACCGCATCTCTCAACAAACCGATTTTAACGGTGTGAAGGTACTTTCAGAGGACCAAGCTCTCAGCATCCAAGTCGGGGCAAATGACGGCGAGCAGATCTCCGTTAACTTAGAAGAAATCACCTCTTCAACCTTGGGCTTGAGTACTTTTAGCGTTTCCGGGCCAGATGTTGCCGGAGGCTTTACAGCTCAGACTGGCGGCCCTACTGCAGCCATGAAAGAGGCATATGGTGATACTACGGCAGTAACTACATCTACTATCAATGACTTCTCAGCTAACCTGCAAACTTCCTTGGGCTTGAGCGGAAATGCTAGTGTTACTATTGCTGATACGTCTACTGGCAACGCCCAAGTAGACAGTAAAGGCAACTGGTATGCCGAGGTCTCAGTTACACTTACAAATGACGCTGCAGGTCAAGCCGCTTCAGAGAGCCTGGCTAGCAAAGGACTTGATGTTGCTGCCGACGGCGCTGCTAAGACTTTTTATGTGGCACTAGATCCGCAAGATGCAGATACTACTTCAACAGCAGGAACTGCAGCATTTACAGTTGATGGTACTTCATTGAGTGCCGCTAGTCTTCAGAATGGAAGCACTGCTGATCCACTGTCGACCCTGGATGATGCACTTAGCAAGGTCGACACGCTGCGTTCAGATCTTGGTGCTGTCCAAAACCGCTTCGAGTCTGCCATTACCAACCTTCAGACCAACGAGACCAACCTTTCCGACGCTCGTTCGCGCATCGAAGATGCCGACTATGCGACCGAAGTGGCCGACATGACCAAGAACCAGATCCTGCAGCAGGCCGGTACTTCCGTGCTGGCCCAGGCCAACCAGCTGCCACAGGGCGTGCTGTCTCTGCTGGGTTAA
- a CDS encoding EscU/YscU/HrcU family type III secretion system export apparatus switch protein has translation MSANSRGERRQAVALAYHQGDRAPHVVAKGYGDMAGRIIEAARENDIFVHDAPALVNMLMQLDLDEKIPSELYQVIAELLVWVRDLVPQAD, from the coding sequence ATGAGTGCTAACTCTCGGGGCGAGCGGCGCCAGGCTGTGGCCCTGGCGTATCACCAAGGCGACCGGGCGCCGCATGTGGTTGCCAAGGGCTACGGTGATATGGCGGGTCGCATCATTGAGGCGGCACGGGAAAACGATATTTTTGTCCATGATGCGCCTGCATTAGTAAACATGCTCATGCAGCTCGACCTTGATGAAAAGATCCCGTCTGAGCTATATCAGGTGATTGCTGAATTACTGGTCTGGGTTCGTGATTTGGTGCCCCAGGCTGACTGA
- a CDS encoding HD domain-containing phosphohydrolase, protein MAETSSDYEPVSNGRDIQGLLDVLSEPGGASLMLDKPGSEPLPVLLMDVRVDESLVLDVSAIREVAGDLKRGLGFRLLGQARSKLVRTPVLNTSQAYEFEGRLLCEVPYPEQLEVLQRRDNFRAELNMSMDATVLLGHAQDREPLQGALKNLSLEGALVVLPLGTGSVLASASSTIRLKLIFPNGSQLEVNGALRHDHSDHDRQVMFAGFEFMGCSPEQERQLWFFVREIEREAARRARESASEGSPAKERSPLFQASEQKPVCAASNHNEFATPMARRLSRLAAYLDNQLFALKQGRRLDSIQLSRHADRLLALLDEDREAVLFALVCMQRESVLVQHGLAVAVRLADIAGQHSMPRDLRKALLACAMVHDLGKALLPDGLRQATSLDQAQYRELQVHVESVMSSLAECHWLSRAVIQAVVGGANERLDGTGYPRGLQGEQLHELARLMAVVDVIDAMGRDRPDRAAWPIDAIYKHLLEQPQQFDQRWVRRYIRHFGVVPIGTLVRYAGGELARVLRVDERGQPSRVWMTEGLAAPEPKTLGAMLEGRALAQLGKPTERLAVPASDS, encoded by the coding sequence ATGGCAGAAACAAGCAGTGATTACGAGCCGGTCAGCAATGGGCGGGATATACAAGGTTTGCTTGATGTCTTGAGCGAGCCAGGCGGTGCTTCACTGATGCTTGATAAGCCAGGGAGCGAGCCGCTGCCCGTCTTGTTGATGGATGTTCGTGTGGATGAATCGCTGGTATTGGATGTCAGCGCCATTCGCGAGGTGGCGGGGGACCTGAAGCGTGGGCTTGGTTTCCGGCTGCTGGGGCAAGCGCGATCCAAGCTGGTGCGTACACCGGTGCTGAATACCTCGCAGGCGTATGAATTCGAAGGCCGGCTGTTATGTGAGGTGCCTTATCCTGAGCAGTTGGAGGTGTTGCAGCGTCGTGACAATTTCCGCGCTGAGTTGAACATGAGCATGGACGCCACTGTGCTGCTGGGTCATGCACAAGACCGCGAGCCTTTGCAGGGGGCGCTAAAGAACCTTTCGCTTGAAGGAGCGTTGGTCGTTCTGCCGCTGGGAACGGGGTCGGTGCTGGCGTCTGCATCATCCACAATCCGACTCAAGCTGATCTTTCCCAATGGCAGTCAGTTGGAGGTCAATGGGGCCTTGCGCCACGATCACTCTGACCATGATCGACAAGTCATGTTTGCGGGCTTTGAGTTCATGGGATGCAGCCCTGAGCAAGAGAGGCAGTTGTGGTTCTTCGTGCGTGAGATCGAGCGTGAAGCGGCCCGGCGTGCCAGGGAAAGTGCCAGTGAAGGGAGCCCCGCAAAAGAACGTTCTCCCTTGTTTCAGGCAAGCGAGCAGAAGCCAGTTTGCGCGGCATCCAATCACAATGAATTTGCCACGCCAATGGCGCGAAGGCTGTCACGCCTTGCCGCCTACCTAGATAACCAGCTCTTTGCGCTAAAGCAGGGGCGCCGCTTGGATTCCATTCAGTTGTCGCGTCATGCTGATCGTCTGTTGGCATTGCTTGATGAGGACCGTGAAGCGGTGCTTTTTGCGCTTGTCTGCATGCAGCGTGAATCGGTGTTGGTTCAGCATGGGTTGGCCGTTGCCGTTCGTCTGGCGGATATCGCCGGTCAGCACTCCATGCCCCGGGATCTGCGCAAGGCCTTGTTGGCCTGTGCCATGGTGCACGACTTGGGCAAGGCGCTATTGCCTGATGGCCTACGCCAGGCAACTTCGCTGGATCAGGCCCAGTACCGTGAACTCCAAGTTCATGTGGAAAGCGTCATGAGTAGTCTCGCGGAATGTCACTGGTTGTCTCGTGCTGTCATTCAGGCGGTGGTTGGCGGTGCCAACGAGCGTCTGGATGGCACTGGATATCCGCGTGGGTTGCAAGGTGAACAACTGCACGAGCTTGCCCGGCTAATGGCAGTGGTGGACGTCATCGATGCGATGGGGCGCGACCGCCCGGACCGCGCCGCCTGGCCGATCGATGCTATCTACAAGCATCTGCTGGAACAGCCTCAGCAGTTCGACCAGCGCTGGGTCCGGCGCTATATCCGTCATTTTGGCGTCGTTCCTATCGGTACCCTGGTTCGCTACGCCGGTGGTGAGTTGGCCAGGGTATTGCGGGTAGATGAGCGAGGACAGCCTTCCCGCGTTTGGATGACTGAGGGTCTAGCTGCTCCTGAGCCGAAGACGCTGGGGGCAATGCTGGAGGGGAGGGCCCTGGCGCAACTTGGTAAGCCGACCGAAAGGTTGGCCGTGCCGGCAAGTGATTCCTGA
- the flhC gene encoding flagellar transcriptional regulator FlhC, giving the protein MSEKSLVLEMQQIQMAVELIELGARLQVLETETELSRGRLIRLYKEVRGMSPPKGMLPFSTDWFITWLPNIHSSLFYNYYHRLSVDCDCDRMEAFVKAFRLYLEQVELDGAEPVLGLTRAWTLVRFFESELLELATCTSCRGQFVAHAHTPTQEFVCGICQPPSRAGKTRKRIAKANEDVRTASLGSPERRAAASRMS; this is encoded by the coding sequence ATGAGCGAAAAGAGCCTGGTGCTGGAGATGCAGCAAATCCAGATGGCCGTTGAGCTGATCGAGCTCGGTGCTCGATTACAGGTTCTCGAAACTGAAACTGAACTCAGTCGTGGTCGGTTGATCAGGCTATACAAGGAAGTGCGCGGCATGTCGCCTCCCAAGGGGATGCTGCCATTTTCTACTGACTGGTTTATTACTTGGCTACCTAATATCCACTCCTCTCTGTTTTATAATTATTATCATCGCCTTTCCGTCGACTGTGATTGCGATCGCATGGAGGCCTTTGTCAAGGCCTTTCGGCTTTACCTTGAGCAGGTTGAGCTGGACGGCGCCGAGCCGGTTCTGGGTCTGACGCGAGCCTGGACGCTGGTGCGATTCTTCGAAAGTGAGTTGCTTGAATTGGCCACCTGCACATCGTGCCGTGGTCAGTTCGTGGCTCATGCACATACGCCAACTCAGGAGTTTGTTTGTGGGATCTGTCAGCCGCCCTCCAGGGCCGGCAAGACACGCAAGCGTATTGCCAAGGCAAACGAGGATGTGCGCACTGCCAGTCTAGGCTCGCCTGAGCGTCGTGCCGCAGCATCGCGTATGTCATGA
- the flhD gene encoding flagellar transcriptional regulator FlhD: MVNQQLLDEIQDLNLSYLLLAQRLLAEDRAMAMFRLKVDGEMADLLASLSARQLGQLSRTNQLLCQLSLGDAAQLQALVRQRREHGLIHTHASMLLSQVASTSTSQSTGGLA, translated from the coding sequence ATGGTTAATCAGCAGCTCTTGGATGAAATCCAAGACTTGAATCTGTCGTATTTGCTATTGGCTCAGCGTCTGTTGGCCGAAGACCGGGCCATGGCCATGTTTAGGCTCAAGGTCGATGGAGAGATGGCTGATCTTCTTGCCTCACTCTCGGCGCGCCAGCTTGGTCAGCTCTCACGCACCAACCAATTGCTTTGCCAATTAAGCCTGGGGGATGCTGCTCAGTTGCAGGCTCTGGTCCGGCAGAGGCGCGAACATGGCCTTATCCACACGCATGCGTCAATGCTGCTGTCACAGGTTGCATCCACCTCGACAAGCCAGTCGACTGGAGGCCTGGCATGA
- a CDS encoding motility protein A: MNPSTLIGIAASLMMLASVLLLSAQAPSSFINLPGLAIVLTGTLAATFISYPLREVVRVVRLVGLVFRRENSRVEEDLQELVGLAKLWFSGDVRGVEKRLDTLRNPFMRTGIQLVIDNTREEEIIDLLSWRIARLKARERAEAQIFRTMALYAPAFGMIGTLVGLVNMLEGMDAAQIGIIGERMAVALLTTFYGIVLANLIFKPIAVKLERRTEERLIAMNMILEGVSLMSRRRLPSFIEETLKSLMANHRDELRDELGDEPNNAADAQAASGKPRRRLPKMMRKARNNA, translated from the coding sequence ATGAACCCCTCCACACTGATTGGTATTGCGGCCAGCTTGATGATGCTGGCCAGTGTGCTATTGCTGAGCGCCCAGGCGCCGTCTAGCTTCATCAACCTCCCCGGGCTTGCTATCGTGCTGACCGGCACTCTTGCCGCCACTTTTATCAGCTATCCCTTGCGTGAAGTGGTGCGGGTGGTTCGCTTGGTTGGTCTGGTATTTCGTCGCGAGAACAGCCGTGTCGAAGAAGACCTGCAGGAGTTGGTGGGCCTGGCAAAGCTATGGTTTTCGGGCGACGTGCGAGGGGTCGAAAAAAGGCTGGACACCTTACGCAATCCTTTCATGCGCACCGGCATTCAGTTGGTCATCGACAATACCCGTGAAGAAGAAATCATTGATTTGCTGAGCTGGCGAATTGCCCGTCTAAAAGCCCGTGAGCGGGCCGAAGCACAGATATTTCGCACCATGGCCCTCTATGCGCCGGCCTTTGGCATGATTGGCACCCTGGTCGGGCTGGTCAATATGCTGGAGGGCATGGACGCCGCACAGATCGGCATTATTGGTGAGCGCATGGCCGTGGCCCTGCTGACGACCTTTTACGGGATCGTGTTGGCGAACCTGATTTTCAAGCCGATCGCCGTGAAACTCGAACGACGCACCGAAGAGCGCTTGATCGCCATGAATATGATCCTCGAAGGCGTATCGCTAATGTCGCGTCGGCGTTTGCCGTCGTTCATCGAAGAGACCCTCAAGTCGTTGATGGCCAATCATCGCGACGAGCTTCGTGATGAGCTGGGTGACGAACCCAATAACGCCGCAGATGCTCAAGCGGCCAGCGGAAAGCCACGCCGGCGGTTGCCCAAGATGATGCGTAAGGCCCGTAATAATGCGTGA
- the fliD gene encoding flagellar filament capping protein FliD: MATISSLGIGSGLDLNGLLDQLKSAEREKLAPITQQQKSYQSQISAYGQLESALSNFQDASAKLNDAEFFQGVTSEVTGSAVTAAGGTDAAPGRYDINVTKLARAQSLAANGVDDSTRALNSAAGTLTLSVGGGAGTDIAIAADSSLEDVRDSINASGAGIQASIVNDGDAANPYRLVLTSEATGTESEMDVSYSDPGSELGGLMDYDSAGGSGGSMTQSVAAEDAALSVNGISISSQSNTVEGAVQGVTLSLAETGTATLAVERDNGAVESAVKGFVDSYNKLQSKIADLTSFNAETGDAGELLGDGTLRSVESQLRNALGGSAGDGTFKVLSDVGISLQVDGSLELDEKALGDAVDNDLAALGEFFTGADEAGGMAGQVDAVLGRMLEEGGLVANSTQGLKDSIERLGERYTRTEENINDTIARYRTQFAQLDSMIANMNSTSSYLTQQFDNMNAQLGKN; the protein is encoded by the coding sequence ATGGCGACTATTTCATCACTGGGCATCGGCTCGGGGCTCGATCTAAACGGGCTGCTGGATCAGCTCAAGAGCGCTGAGCGCGAAAAGCTCGCGCCTATCACGCAGCAACAGAAGAGCTACCAGTCGCAGATTTCTGCCTATGGGCAGCTTGAGAGTGCGCTATCTAATTTTCAGGATGCCTCCGCCAAGCTGAATGACGCCGAGTTCTTTCAGGGCGTGACCAGCGAGGTGACCGGCAGTGCCGTGACGGCAGCAGGGGGCACCGATGCTGCGCCGGGTCGATACGATATCAATGTTACGAAGCTTGCCAGGGCTCAAAGCCTGGCGGCTAATGGCGTTGATGATAGCACCCGGGCGTTGAATTCCGCCGCCGGCACTCTGACGCTGAGCGTCGGGGGCGGTGCAGGCACGGATATCGCCATCGCTGCCGATAGCTCGCTCGAGGATGTGCGCGACAGCATTAATGCGTCTGGCGCCGGTATACAGGCCTCAATCGTCAATGATGGTGATGCTGCCAATCCCTACCGACTGGTGTTGACTTCCGAGGCCACGGGCACCGAGTCGGAAATGGATGTGTCTTACAGCGATCCCGGCAGTGAGCTCGGAGGTCTGATGGACTATGACAGTGCCGGTGGCTCAGGCGGCAGCATGACGCAATCGGTCGCGGCTGAAGATGCTGCCCTCAGCGTCAATGGTATCTCTATCTCCAGTCAGTCCAATACCGTCGAAGGCGCGGTACAGGGCGTGACGTTGTCGCTTGCGGAAACCGGTACCGCAACCCTTGCGGTCGAGCGAGATAACGGCGCCGTGGAATCCGCCGTAAAGGGCTTTGTCGACAGCTACAACAAGTTGCAGTCGAAGATAGCTGATCTGACCAGTTTCAATGCAGAAACCGGTGATGCGGGTGAATTGCTGGGAGATGGCACGCTCCGCAGCGTCGAATCTCAACTCCGCAATGCCCTGGGCGGCAGTGCCGGGGACGGCACTTTCAAGGTGCTCTCGGACGTCGGCATCAGCCTGCAGGTTGATGGCTCGCTTGAGCTCGATGAAAAGGCGCTTGGCGATGCAGTTGACAATGACCTTGCCGCCCTCGGTGAGTTTTTTACCGGTGCCGATGAGGCGGGCGGCATGGCCGGTCAGGTCGATGCCGTGCTGGGGCGTATGCTTGAAGAAGGAGGCCTGGTTGCAAACTCGACCCAAGGCCTTAAAGACAGCATCGAGCGCCTGGGTGAGCGCTACACGCGCACTGAGGAAAATATTAACGACACGATCGCTCGCTACCGTACTCAGTTCGCCCAACTGGACAGCATGATCGCCAACATGAACTCGACGAGCAGCTACTTGACCCAGCAGTTTGACAATATGAACGCTCAGCTGGGTAAAAACTAG
- a CDS encoding DUF2835 family protein, with translation MQQVYARALDGRRVAFPASALNRVVGKHGVEGHFRLSFSGEGRFESLTSIGGAGQ, from the coding sequence GTGCAGCAGGTCTATGCAAGGGCCCTGGATGGGCGTCGTGTAGCGTTCCCGGCAAGCGCGCTGAACAGGGTCGTGGGCAAGCACGGCGTGGAGGGCCATTTTCGCCTGAGCTTTTCTGGCGAAGGGCGTTTTGAGTCGCTGACGAGCATAGGGGGGGCGGGCCAGTAA
- the motA gene encoding flagellar motor stator protein MotA produces the protein MFIPLGFIIVTLSVFGGFALAGGELGPLYQPTEFLMIFGGALGAFIAANNGKAMKATIKSFSKLKRTAKYDKQTYMEVMAVLYKLLSKVRREGMLGIERDIDAPEDSPLFTEHPRVVNDPMIMNFITDYLRLMVSGGMDPHQLDELMLHEIEAFEHEAHIPADALAKVGDGLPAFGIVAAVMGVVKALSSADAGAEQMGVMIAHALVGTFLGILLGYGFFNPLSSRIDRQVQEGVKMLQCIRVTLLASLNGYAPQLAVEFGRKALHSEERPGFAELEEHVRSAKASAGTGGA, from the coding sequence GTGTTTATACCTCTCGGGTTCATTATCGTAACGTTGTCGGTCTTCGGCGGTTTTGCCCTCGCCGGTGGCGAGCTCGGCCCTCTCTACCAGCCCACCGAATTTCTGATGATTTTCGGTGGTGCCTTGGGCGCTTTCATTGCTGCCAACAACGGCAAGGCAATGAAGGCGACGATCAAGAGCTTTTCCAAGCTCAAGCGTACTGCCAAGTATGACAAGCAGACCTATATGGAAGTCATGGCAGTGTTGTACAAGCTGCTGAGCAAGGTCCGTCGCGAAGGCATGCTGGGCATCGAGCGAGATATTGACGCGCCTGAGGATAGCCCGCTTTTCACTGAGCATCCGCGGGTCGTCAATGATCCTATGATCATGAATTTTATCACCGACTATTTGCGTCTAATGGTCAGTGGTGGCATGGATCCCCATCAGTTAGATGAACTGATGCTGCATGAGATCGAAGCCTTCGAACACGAGGCGCACATCCCCGCGGATGCCTTGGCCAAGGTTGGTGATGGCCTTCCTGCATTCGGTATCGTGGCGGCGGTCATGGGGGTGGTAAAAGCATTGAGTTCCGCGGATGCAGGAGCGGAGCAGATGGGCGTGATGATTGCCCATGCCTTGGTGGGAACCTTTCTCGGCATCTTGCTCGGCTATGGTTTCTTCAACCCATTGTCGAGCCGCATTGACCGCCAGGTTCAGGAAGGCGTCAAGATGCTGCAGTGCATTCGCGTGACCCTGCTGGCTAGCCTCAATGGCTATGCGCCCCAGTTGGCAGTTGAGTTCGGTCGCAAGGCACTGCATAGCGAGGAGCGGCCTGGTTTTGCCGAGCTTGAAGAGCATGTGCGATCAGCTAAGGCCTCTGCTGGAACGGGAGGCGCATGA
- a CDS encoding putative metalloprotease CJM1_0395 family protein has translation MQPTRQAGAPESGQKTDDKPTNKPDTSEHTKAPHNKTNQEALTEAELQQLDRLKQTDREVRQHEHAHQSTGGKFAGSIEYEYERGPDGQQYAVAGEVSIDSSPVPGDPAATIAKMEQIRAAANAPAEPSAQDRKVAAQASQHLMAARLELAMQQSEMDDARGAANDARNENESENQSENHNESPRTAISAARDVNSHPSA, from the coding sequence ATACAGCCAACTCGACAGGCGGGCGCCCCCGAGTCAGGCCAAAAGACAGATGATAAGCCTACCAACAAGCCAGATACCTCAGAGCACACCAAGGCCCCGCATAATAAGACCAACCAAGAGGCATTAACCGAGGCCGAGCTACAACAACTCGACAGGCTCAAGCAGACCGACCGCGAGGTGCGTCAGCACGAGCATGCCCATCAAAGCACAGGCGGCAAGTTCGCCGGCAGCATCGAATATGAATATGAGCGCGGCCCCGACGGCCAGCAGTATGCCGTGGCCGGCGAGGTGTCGATCGATTCAAGCCCCGTGCCCGGCGACCCCGCCGCCACCATCGCCAAAATGGAACAGATCCGCGCCGCGGCCAATGCCCCCGCAGAGCCCTCGGCGCAGGATCGCAAGGTCGCCGCTCAGGCCAGCCAGCACCTGATGGCCGCGCGGCTGGAGCTCGCGATGCAGCAAAGCGAAATGGATGATGCGCGCGGGGCTGCCAACGACGCTCGTAATGAAAACGAAAGCGAAAACCAAAGCGAAAACCACAACGAGTCCCCGCGAACGGCCATCTCTGCTGCCCGCGACGTGAACTCTCATCCCTCAGCCTGA
- a CDS encoding flagellar hook-length control protein FliK: MALIVQMPQGGQRGGEQSASDEPDEEADQGAWQTQMSLRVAGLGSLDVMLRFAPKQLDITLSAENQEVLARLHTGEADLRSRLQACGFEAVGLHLIERQGKGGSV; encoded by the coding sequence ATGGCGCTCATCGTACAGATGCCTCAGGGAGGGCAGCGCGGCGGCGAGCAGTCGGCATCTGATGAACCTGACGAAGAAGCCGACCAGGGTGCCTGGCAGACGCAAATGTCGCTGCGGGTGGCGGGCCTTGGGAGCCTGGATGTGATGTTGCGTTTTGCTCCCAAGCAGCTGGATATTACGCTGTCTGCCGAGAATCAGGAGGTTCTGGCCAGGCTGCATACGGGTGAGGCTGACTTGCGTTCACGTTTGCAGGCCTGCGGTTTTGAGGCCGTCGGTTTGCATTTGATTGAGCGGCAAGGAAAAGGAGGCTCTGTATGA
- the fliS gene encoding flagellar export chaperone FliS translates to MSAMRGAAAYSKGAKAYARVGVESGVMSATPHQLITMLFDGAQASIRKARIYMQDGNVAEKGLAISKALDIVNNGLQAALDAEKGGEIAERLWSLYDYVSRLLMEANLRNDPERLDEASALLENIGSAWREIGGRSDGV, encoded by the coding sequence ATGAGTGCCATGAGAGGAGCTGCCGCTTACAGCAAGGGAGCCAAGGCTTATGCTCGCGTCGGCGTCGAAAGCGGCGTGATGTCGGCCACACCGCATCAGCTCATTACCATGCTGTTCGACGGTGCGCAGGCATCGATTCGGAAGGCGCGCATTTATATGCAGGATGGCAATGTGGCGGAGAAAGGCCTCGCTATTTCCAAGGCATTAGATATCGTCAACAACGGCCTGCAGGCCGCGCTAGATGCTGAAAAAGGCGGGGAAATTGCCGAGCGGCTGTGGTCACTTTATGACTACGTGTCCCGGCTGCTAATGGAAGCTAATCTGCGCAATGATCCCGAACGTCTTGATGAGGCCTCGGCTCTTCTCGAGAATATCGGTTCTGCCTGGCGTGAGATCGGTGGCCGGTCTGACGGGGTGTGA
- a CDS encoding OmpA family protein has translation MLSYIDVMTLLVALFALLLAVAAANDADEPNEQLSGGPLAEQVSPGAIVVALGVGNGAPVFVPDEALRVQTKGAVMLAGAIQAWQQAALEGMTASSRSQSERQAITREPLALAEHLPAPVKQLDPSGALALRPSSGGGAGFASMPTVMLDQRLNLAALGDMEVVVTPAAPANTVRLSPEAVAAATDLSDAIESQLADATVLPSLEGVEVARVAEGLNLRIQDRLVFESAAADLTEIGEDVVNRLVSIIQRYDGTVSVEGHTDSRDINTDRFPSNWELSAARATAILRQLQVAGVDGQRLRAIGYGDTRPLESNDTPEGRSANRRVEVIVHL, from the coding sequence ATGCTCAGCTATATCGATGTGATGACGCTGCTGGTTGCCCTGTTTGCCCTGCTATTGGCGGTCGCCGCCGCAAATGACGCAGACGAGCCAAATGAGCAACTGTCGGGTGGACCGCTTGCAGAACAGGTATCGCCGGGGGCTATTGTTGTGGCGCTGGGTGTCGGTAATGGAGCGCCTGTGTTCGTTCCTGATGAGGCGCTACGCGTCCAGACGAAGGGAGCGGTGATGCTGGCCGGTGCCATCCAGGCCTGGCAGCAGGCGGCGTTGGAGGGAATGACAGCCTCATCCCGTTCTCAGTCTGAAAGACAAGCCATTACTCGCGAGCCCTTGGCCCTGGCGGAACACCTGCCAGCGCCGGTAAAGCAGCTTGATCCGTCTGGTGCCCTGGCACTTCGTCCGTCGTCTGGTGGGGGCGCAGGATTTGCTTCTATGCCCACTGTTATGCTCGACCAGCGTCTCAATCTAGCGGCGCTTGGCGATATGGAAGTCGTCGTTACGCCCGCCGCACCTGCCAATACCGTTCGCTTATCTCCAGAGGCGGTAGCGGCCGCGACAGATCTTAGCGATGCCATCGAATCACAGCTCGCCGACGCCACGGTGCTGCCAAGCCTGGAGGGCGTGGAGGTCGCAAGGGTCGCTGAAGGCCTCAATCTGCGCATCCAGGACCGGCTGGTCTTTGAGTCTGCCGCCGCGGACCTGACCGAGATCGGGGAAGACGTCGTCAACCGGCTGGTGAGCATCATTCAGCGCTACGACGGCACCGTTTCGGTGGAGGGCCATACCGATAGCCGTGACATCAACACCGATCGCTTCCCATCCAACTGGGAGCTGTCTGCAGCACGTGCCACCGCGATTCTTCGCCAACTTCAGGTGGCCGGCGTCGACGGTCAGCGGCTAAGAGCGATTGGCTACGGCGATACACGGCCGCTGGAAAGCAACGATACGCCAGAAGGGCGGTCAGCGAACCGGCGGGTGGAGGTGATTGTGCATTTGTAG
- the fliT gene encoding flagellar protein FliT codes for MTERRFEEGNGAHADIISGYEALLERSSRMLAFACEEDWSRLLEEEASYVIEVERLSRIEAGQALNAVQSERKAMLLERILEGDLEIRRRLNKRRDELGALLNASQRKRSVDSAYGGAAGSQVLGGSSRFKKGDA; via the coding sequence ATGACTGAGCGGCGGTTCGAAGAAGGCAATGGTGCCCATGCAGATATTATTTCCGGTTATGAGGCGCTGTTGGAGCGCTCAAGCCGAATGCTAGCCTTTGCCTGCGAAGAAGATTGGAGCCGCCTGCTCGAGGAAGAAGCGAGCTATGTGATCGAGGTCGAGCGACTGTCCAGAATCGAGGCCGGTCAAGCCTTGAATGCCGTCCAAAGCGAGCGAAAGGCGATGTTGCTTGAGCGCATTCTTGAAGGCGACCTGGAAATTCGCCGTCGACTTAACAAGCGGCGCGACGAGCTTGGCGCCCTGCTGAATGCCAGCCAGCGCAAGCGTTCGGTTGATAGCGCGTATGGGGGCGCCGCCGGGTCTCAGGTGCTTGGTGGTTCTTCGCGGTTCAAGAAGGGTGATGCTTGA